atgGGGTGATGAAAAATAGGGATAAGAGAGAgcaagacacagagagaagttTGTTAGGAATTAACCCACAATTACCCCAATTATTTCCACCATGTTACTGGACAGCCTGCCCATCAGCACACTTCTGAGCTAGCTCTCTCTAAACCTGCGCCTATCCAACTTATACTGcttattaaattaattacattGCTGTGCAGAGGCATGTGTAGTTGACAGTATGAACAGTATACATATACTTTAGTTTGTACAGTGTACATATTCATCACATATTATACTGTAGCGTGGAGGATGGCCCTCGTTTTAGTTTAGTCTCTAttcatggtttttgtttttgtttttttatagttGCTGTTTAGTACTTCTGCGTTttaatgcttttcatttcttgTTTCTCATGTAGTCTGTGATATGTGATTTCGCTTCTGAAACGCTGCAATTTCAGGATTAATAACACCTCAACAAAAATGAATATGAGCTTTATAGAGATATTGCAGGGCTGAGGTATTGGACTGCATTCGATTTTGCAAGAAGTACCTATTACAATTGCAACTCGGTGTAGTCTTACCACATTGTTTGGCTCTGCATAAAGGATTTGTCTTCAATAAGACAGATAAAGAATATAACCATCCTTAAAGTTTATATACTTAGTGACAGTTACGGTGCATGGTGTTGTATTTGCAAGGGGAGACTAAAAAGTGCCTTATTGGTACATTTAAAGACAGTTTTTATATTCATCATATCAAACtcagctgaaaacattttaatgcagaGAACATAAATTTTCTAATGCCCATATTTGTCGACTGTTGGAGCATATTGGAATGTACTATCAAGTAGAGTTTTCAAAATACCCCTTACTTATAGCTACATTACCACATTCTGAAAATGTAAGTtcttaataaatataattcatTACTAAATGTATTGGACTTACTGTTCTGCTCTGGTTTTATTGTCTGTGAAAATCAATGTAAAAACATCTGGTATCTGGTATTTGAAAAGTGGCCAATGTGGAAGTGTGGTTCAGTTGGTTTGACCAGTGGTAGGTCTAccttgtttgtgtctgtctcatGGATCAAGTGTTTGGCTTCATTGTCGGCATGGTCGACCTCTCCTGGCAAAATCCAGTGGGCCACCTCACTGGCATCCAGGTAGCCATCCTGTACAACACACAACTGCATTACTGAGGAAGTAACAAACTGTAAGAACAGGCGCACTGCTGTCACTAAGTCCACTCAACATGTGAAAGCAGAAGCTCAGGAAGAATAAAGTGGCCCCTTTTACTTTGACTACAATAGTTTCAAGCAGCTATAATCAATCTGAAAACAATGAGACAAGGGTCTTGCTTAGAATCCCACCTGCGtaaataatcattaatcattgCATAGCTACAAGCTACAGTAACCCCACATGTCCAAGCCTTTCTCAAGCCTGAACCTGAAGCAACcgaaatgattaatcaataattatgtGAATATCTGAGCAGCTTTTACCTTGTTGGCATCTCTGACCTCTAAGAAatgtttcttctctgtctggACCCAGTCAGGCTCACTCTCCCCAGGCTCTGGCGTGAACATGTCACCTGCGCAGAAGtagtgcacgcacacacacacatttagaacaGGTTGCTAACAAGTttggagtggaggaggaagaaaaaatcGGAGTCACCTACCAATGTATTCATCGATGTTGATCCTGCCATCCCCGTTCTTATCAATGTCTTCCATAGTTTCCTATATGAGAAAATTAGTTAGTTTGGATAGTAGTCCGCTCCTGCTGCTATACACAAGTTAATGCATTGATAAAAAATGTTcttaaaaaggtttttgaacattaataGCTCTtcatgaggaggagagggcaaTGGGCAGAAAGGCTGTGTGCAAACAGCggctgaaaacatgttttcatgcttCTGAAATATGTTGGCCAGTATCATTTCCCTTGCTCTGGTTTCTGTGGTTGCCATAGTCACACGGTGAGGTAATGCTGCAAGTTAAAATCCTAAATTTCGAAAGAAGCTGCAAAGAGCCATGTGCATTTGCCAGAGCAGCAGTAGTTCTCCCTCTCCTTGCTGCCATCGCAAACCTCGATCACACAGCTGCAGTCGTGATCACATTGAAAACAATGGAGAGTTGACTCTACCTGCACTACCGTATCTCTCATGTAATCAAACTCCTCGGGGTGAAGGAAGGCGGTGAACTCCTCCCGCGTGGCAATACTATCCTGATCTCTGTCGGCTGCCTTGAAGCGCTTTTCGTCCCGAGTGAGCATGGACTTATAGGTGGCCTGGTCTGCAACGTCATCAAACTGCTCACCTGAAAAGAAAGCTTCAGTTTTCATATTTCTGTACAGATGCATCTCTGGGTGGTTAATTCATCTGTCGAAGCCCATACAAATCTATTCCTAAAGtggtcttttttctttaatgatcATTATCAAAgtgcaaaaatgtgaaaaatggaaaTCTGAATAACCATGATAACTGAGCAAAcaccatctgctgatgaagatcacaCAATATGTGCCCATAAATGTGACTCGATTTGTCATCCATTCCCTGCGGGTGTCAGCCAGCTAAGGTTTACCCTGCCTGTCTCCCAGTGGGTGCTGGGAGGGACTCCAGCTATAGTTCACAAAAGGGAACGATGGACATACTGTATACTTTGGGGCAATTGGCAGAATGTTTATTTTGTCATCATGCCTGATGAGCCTGAGGAggtaaaaaaggaaagagatggTAAAGGAAGAGATTAGAAGTAGTAAAGAAGGAGACAGGGAGAAGAAAGAGTTCAACAAGTTAGAATGGAGACAGATCTTTGATAGAATTACCCAGATAGTAGCCGTAGGTGGTGTTTTTGTACTCCTCCCATGCTATCTTGCCGTCTTGGTTCTTGTCATAGTCGTTCCAGTGTTTGTTCACATTCTCCTCAATGTACCTCCTCTGCCTGTGTTTAATCCAATAGTGCAGCTCCACGTGGCTGACGTAGCCATCCTTGTCAGTGTCAATGCGGTCCACAATCTTCCTGTGAGAAGAGAGTTAAAGTTATGGATAAAGTTGACTGAAATCATCTGCTCCTTCCATGCTTTTGGAAATAGAACCTCAATTCTGACCTCCACACGccccaaaaacatgttttcagtacaaaaaactaaataaaaacctGATTAATAATATACATTGAAGCAGTGATTTCATGAGCTGCTAAGGCAGTTTGGGAAGAGTATGCTGAGGGTCAGGAACACCTACGCTAATTTGTCTTTGCTCTCCTCGGGGGTCAGCTGGTCAAAGGTCTTGGCCTCTTCCTTGCCCAGGAAGGCCTCATGGTCGAACTGGAAGCCGTGAGCATCATCGTGGGCGTGATCACTCAGGTCAGAGTGGTGATGGATGCGTTTCTCCTGAGCAGGTACAGCAAAGGCAACAACAGCCAGGACGCAGAGGGATGCTAATAAATTTAGCATCATCATAATTGACTGGGGGCGGGGGTTGGACAACAAGTTATTATGCTTGATTCTTTAACATTTTAGTACATTATTACATCACCTACAAACTACAAACTCTGTACAGAATAGAATAACTTGGTGATAATTTGGCTTTTGCTCACaagcagcacaaaacaaatgtggtatatataaaatatatagtataaataaaatactaaaagcATAAGACATTATGACATAAATTGCACAGCTCAGATTTTGACATTTCCAATGCTGATTGCAGTACTTGGAATAAAAGACTACAACTTTAACATGATAAACTACAGAGGACCCTGTTAAGAAATCCTGCTTGGCACAAGGAATCACTTCTTTAGTCTCACCCACATTAATATCCAGTGTGGTCATTTTGCAACTGTCCACATATGCTGTTTGCATGAAAGGCCATTAAAGACCAGGTCATCAATGTACTTCAACTAACAAACATCCTGCTGTTAAAATTCTGCATAAATTCAAATACAAGCATAGCAAGAATAGTACAGAAGCAAGAGCACATCCTTGAGGAACACCTAGATGTCTTGTGAGAGAGGCAGGGACCATTCCACTGACAGTGACTCTGTCAGCTTTATGCACTATTTAACAGCTGGGCCAAAAAAGCTTAAAGAAATAATGCAACCATTGTTCTTTAATCTAACTTTTTGGAACTAAGAAAAAAACTGCACTTACGTGTGTCTAAGCAgatcctccctgtgtgtgtgtgaacagcagcTCTGTCCGCGTTGGCACTATGTACCTTTAAATATCGGCGGCAAGGGGGCGGGCCATGCTGTTCAGTTATCCAATCACCAAGGCCCTGAAGGGGACTCTAACCAATAAAAAGTAGGACAAAGTAAATGGCAAGTTCTTATTGGCTTTTAACCGCCACGTTGTCACGCAAAAGTGTACCACATTATGGCTGGAATAATTAAGTTATGGTCACGTTACACTTCCGTCCTGACAGAAGCAAGAGTGGAAGTAGGAATGTACTTATCGCGCTAGTTCATGTGACCTGCGCCTGCGCGGCCGCCACATTGGGGAGGTCAAGATCCCCCAGTATGTGAATTGAGAGATGCACTTATCTCGTCTAATTGTGGACCgattttcattacatttggtTTGTAATAAATGCGACAAATTGAACACGATACTGGCTGTTTGAATTAAATTCAGTTTCTGGGAGTGAATCTAATCAGCTCTATGCCAAAATATTAACCTTGCAAATAGCCTTGCACTGAGACAACATATAACATGTAACCTGCATCATGATTAGTTTCTCACGTTCCTGACAAACCTTCATCAAATTTCATGCAAATTGAGTCAAAATTGAGCGAGTAAGAGTCGATTTTATAGTGAAGTCTGCATCTCAACACGTATCAAACCCTCCCAATATGGCGGGCACGTAGACACATAACGATGACGCACAGCAGCCACTAGGGGTGGGCGTATCGATCTAAATATCGATAGTATCGATACCAAGGTGAGTATTGGTATCGGATCGATACTAGCGTGATGAGATCGATACTGCAGTTTCTCTTCTGTCGTCCAGCAATTTACTCGAATTTCCTCAGAGCGCCGCTTCTCTGTGCAAACAGCGCGGTGTGGACTTTTTTTACTAAGGCGGAAAAGGACACTGACAAATGTAATGTGTGCAATAAAGTGATCCGCCactgtggaaacacaacaaacttacataaacacataaaagcagctCACCCTCGAGAGAGCTCCGAGCTGCAAGTCTAGttgaggaaggagggggggcgggggggtcccgatacagagacagagctcCCAGCCAAAAAATCAAGAATATCCAGGtaatctgtttttcacagtGTAATTGGTCATTGATCAGTTTTAGCAGACTGGTTAAATTGTTATCATGTATTCAGCCAGTTGAAAAAAATCTCAATTGTTTTACTGGAACCCAAAAATATAGCTAGCCATATAAAGATAGGCTCTATACCTCAAacctgaaatatgaatatggcTGAATATAATAACCCTTTTGTGTTAACTGTTGAAGGAAAAATAGTGTTCCTATTTAGGCTATATGCAGATTACAGTTACAGACTTAATCATCTTAATCAagaagaattattttattatttttatactgttacatttttttctattgttgtagttagttaataaaaagcattttcattGCCTAAAatctttgtgctgtgttttaccataatcataatcataatcataatcaactAACTCAAGGCAAAATCACATTTGACATTTCAAGTAAAAAGTATCGGTATCGGCGATACTATTCCGGTATTTACTTGGTATTGGATGGATACCAAAATTCCCAGTATCGCCCACCACTAACAGCCACAGCAACATGTCTAAGTTGGTAAGTAGTTGTTGCAGAGACGGTACATATAGAGTATTTTTGGttatattctttattcttttgattgaaaaaaaagctCACATCTGACTGAAAAACTAGTACGCATCATGCAaaatggcccatttcagaacaaaattattggattataagtattgattgattgattgattattgttcatcactttaatgttgcagctggtaataTGGAGCTTAATTTCAACATGGGGACCAAAGAAAGCCTTgatgataaaatatattaatttatttattaattccattttttattgttactttGAAAGTAAGACAAACTAAACCTGCCAGATAAAtgttgtggagtaaaaagtacagaatttccctctaaaatgtgaagtagaaatataaagtagcagaaCATGTAAATATTGAGGTAAAGTATCTCTAATTTTGACTTAAATGCAGTATTGGAGCAATTTACTTACTTAGTTATTTTTCGCCCCTCACCATTTATTGCATTACCACACTACCAGCCTGACCGTGTACACCGTTAATCGTTTGTGATTGCTCtgatcaatatttatttattacccAGATCAGAGGCAATTCAGTATTGCAGGTACAATCAGATGACAGTAAATAACTCACATTTAGGTAGTACAGAGACATTACATTGAGCTTTCTCTGCTGGACATAAAGAGAcctattattttttgtttatgtcTGATAATGTTTTAAAGGATGGAGCATATCtctgaaaatgataaaatgccatgtttgatatttattctatttaataTTCATTCTAATAGCAACATTATTCCTGTCAGTGCCCTCAAGAAGAGCAGATCATTAACATAATGTGATAACCATCTGTGGGTTAGTTTCTGCCCTATTTTGTAGTGTTTGGACAATATTGATATTCATGCTCCATCCACCATGTCTTCCACTTTTACTATTCAATAGGCACGGCTGAAAAAGAGACTTGACAGAGCATTTGCAGTCTGAGCCCTGAGGCTATGGAAATCAGGTCAGCAGAATCAATTATGCCATTTACATCTCTTcttaacatttttctttcttcttttcctggTGTTCCTTGATCCAGGAACCAAATCCTTGATTTGCATTGACTACCCTTTTGGTGGTGTGACCAGACGACAGTGAGGAACTTGGGATAAGAAATATGTCATGAAGTCCCTCTTTGAAAAGATTTGGGTCTGAAATCTTTGACACATTATCTAAGGTCACCGGGAGAAGTGTTACTCCTAATATGCTTACTGCTTTGTTTGGTGTGTTGCCCTGTCAGATGAACCTCTCTTCTTCTAGTATGGACTTGATAGCATTTACGACTCTATTGGCTAGGAGATTGATATTGTTGAAATGGAAATCTGCAGTTCCACCTACCCATACAAGATGGATTAAAGAGGTGCTATATTTTGTTAAACTTGAGAAAATCAGGCTGACCCTGTCTGGTACTGGTAGTAAATTTGAAAGGACCTGGAATCCCTTTTTATCTACCTACACTTGCTTATTGGCAAAcacttatattatatatttactgAAGACAGAATTAATTTTGGTTTGTTCAAGTTAAAACTTTATTTGCAGCATACCAATTTctttacaaaatataattttgtgaCACTCTAACATGCCCACAGTGGTCCACTCACCTCAACCTTGAAACCTTGTTGGATTGTGATGCTGTAGTGATCTAACATTGTATTTTGCTGCCCTTTGTACGCccagttctgtttttgttttttgtattccttgttttccttaaaaaaaacctaataaaaatacggttaaaaaaaaaaaaaaaaataataatataattttgtaGATGTCATGCCATataagcactgtgtgtgtgtcatggtgtTGGGGAAGGGTAAGATCTGACCAGATGGCTGTAGTAAAAAggatgtctgtgaagattctcagtcacccaggtcatagttattccttaggagttgagcaaaaagttaactggacttgttgaaggtacttgaagacgttgCGCCTCTCATCCAAGAGGCTTCCTCAGTTCTAACTTCCCAACACCTAAGGAGTATTAAACAGGATCAAATCAGTGAAAAGTGGAACctatatattattcatttatttaggtCAAACTACTGTTCCCAGTGTCAAAGATGAGCTTTTAACGCTCAAGAAATAAGAACTCTACTAAGTTActcaaaactgtttttatttatcacagtaCATGGACCGAATAGACAGAATGTTTCGTAGACAACAGTTAGACCCATCTAAAATAATTACATCAATAATCATCTATCTCAGATCACAAGTGCAAATAGTTAATCTCCAAGTGTTTAAAGAAGGTCatcacagacactgacagacaacGGCAGGCACTGttgtcatcatcaccatcatatTTGTCACTCTCAGCACCCTACAGTTCGATCCCACTTACTTTGTTAAATCTTCATTAAGATGTATGTTTTGGACAAAGTGCGATTCATAAAGGCAATTAAGCCTATGTGTAACAAATACTTCTACATACATTAAGCTTACTAGATATCATTTTtgcaaaatgaatgtaaaaagatgtaaatatattcatttatatattcatattagaTTGCAGTTGATTAATAATTAGAAACAAAGTAATATGGTAACACTTTTTATGAACTGCTACACATTCGTAACACCATGGAACTCCATGGaacattcagacacactgaTGAGGGTCTGAAGTGTTCCACGGAATCAGCACAGCATCAGCTTGAGCAGCTTTACTATTAAAAATGGCAATTCCACAAGTATTTATAAAATTTGCTGTAAATCATTTAAGACTTGTACTACCACTTTGTATTACCCATGGTCTTGTGTATTATTACAACACCCTGTTCAATGGACCTGTGCTTTAAGTTTAAGTTCAGCAACTTAGCTACAGTTTGGTAACAAGCTGGCCCTCTTTGGGTCCGTCTCATTCACTGTATGGGAGACAGTCTTGGATGGTTCTTATAGAAAAGCTTAGGGAAGGAGGGGCCACTACTCTTTATCAGAGGTGGGGCAGGTAACCACACATGCATTTGCTAAACCAACCATTTAGTctttattcattaagtcttttctcttgtaaaataaaaaaaaagataaagcacAAATCTCacctttgtgttgtttctcGAACATCATTATGAGTGGGGATTGGGCTCATTGTTGCCCCTTGTGGCTCTTGGGGAAAAACACCCACTACAACTGCAGGGTGCTTTATGCCCCCTGGTCCCAGGGGGCAGTAACAAGCCCGTTATGGCTTAGTGTATGACACACATGACGGGAAGAAGATGGTACGATTATAAATTTCCTCAGACAAGCAAAACAAAGGTGAGATGTAGGTGCTTTATGTCGTCTGACGTGAGGTGTTCTTCAATGGATGAGACAGTTCCAAACAGGGCTAGTACTGAATATGTCTGTGTAGAGGTCATGGTATATAACATCTGTGTGAATTACCCTACAGATGTTGAACACCCGTGAAACCTAAATAAGTTGTCAGAAATAAATATGGCAACTGATATGAAGCTCTTGTTCAAGAGGACAGTGAATGTGTTGTGAATTTCTTTTCAATTAAGATTACAAATGGCTGTCATAATTTGTGGcagtataagaaaaaaaaaattcaattagcacattaaaatgacatgCAGACACTCAAAAATCTATGACATTTTCGTTGGCCATTTAAGATTCACATTTTTCTGGGCTACAACATTTCAACTGAAAGGTCATTCCTATTGAGAGCAACACAACAGTCAGAATCATAACAAGGACATTTCTAATGGACAGCATTAAATTACATGCAGGCTGGCATCTACCGTACCATAGTGTGTTCATACACAGAATTTTGTATCCAGGGCAACTGTCTGCTTTCCTAAACCAAACATACAGGCTAAGTGTAATCACTTCAATGGCCGAGCCAGGCAGTGGGATGATGCCGGCATACTATGAAGCACTAAAAGAAGCTGTTACGCATGACTTTGTTCTGAGCCGTTATGTGAGGTTCATTAGGTTGGGAACTTCGACAGCTCATAAACATTTATCTAATGCTGTGCTACCTGTTAAAAGTAACAGACCCACATTTTTAAGCTGgttccagacctctgaatcTCAGGCAGGGTGTGTGTAAAGGGTGTGACAACAAAGATGAAAGATCTGCTGACAAGATGGACAATCTGTCCTGACTTCATCCAGAGTACTGCCTGTTAAGTCAACCTACATTTGAATATGGATCCAGATTAGAAAGATTCTGGAGTTTGGAGTCATTTTACAGAAGCGTGAACATTACGTAAAAATCTCAATACCCACTGGCACCTGCTGTCCGTGTTTTTTGGGTACATCTTTATGGCAGCAAAACTATCATTTCTAACTAAGGAGATAAACATTGGTGTATATTCACTGTTCAACTGGCAATGGATCAGAGGTTATTAGAGAGGTTATTAGAGATAGCTGTGTGATTTATTGTGTGGATTGTGCTTATCATGGCATGAACTGTCTGgtgttttcctccctccattCTGGATTAACTCAAGATCACGTAGTGGTTCCTTCAGGGTCAGGATTTATTTGTGCTGGGCCAAGACGTCATTGAAGAGGTTGAGGAAAAGGTGAACGTGGTACTCCTTGAAAACCAGTGATGGACGGAAGCGGATTGACCGATCCCCACACCCTCCGAGGAGGACACCTGTCAGTGACAAACACTGTTACTAAATATCGACAGGTTCAATGACGATCAGTTATGTCAGCCAAATTTGATTCATAATTTTTCACAGCGCCACACAAATACTTTTAGACAATATAATGATGTAAAATTCTATTCAAGTTAAGTTGAAATACTATTTTAGTTAATAATTACATGTTTGCAGAAATTAGCTGTCTAGGTACCATTGTGCTGCCACTCCCTACAAAACACTCTAAATGTGTTCTTGTGTTCTTTGTTCAGTTAGAGAGGTCTGTGCTTTTACATTATGCAGCAGGCAAACAGCAGATATGCtaagattacttttttttttatgccaacATTACTTGAGTAAGTAGTACTTTATATGCGTACTGCATGGAATGCTGTGCAACTGTCACTGGTAGTAGCTGCCATTGCTTGCAGGAATGTGTGTCATATTGGCTCATTTGAGATGCCCGTTGACCAGTTGAGTATAGTGTCAgggaaaaaagaacattttgggAATGTGACGAGGAGTGCCACACATAAATTTGGTCATTTTACTGGTTTACAGCTAGTTGTTTGATTTATAACAGAAAACGTCCCTATATAAGCATATATCATGCCATTATGGCAATGGGTTTTCTACCCACCTACTACATGTGCATTAACAGTTGATAGTGTTGCCTCTGTAGACTTTTACTTCCTTATATGTATAGACCTTACCACACTTGAACACTGTGTGAGAGCAAACAGGGCCAGTGTTGTGTATGATAGAAAATATACACTgtgtgagttgtgtgtgtgagtgtatactGAAAGGGCTTTAAATTGATAACTGATCACACACTATATTCTCTAGGCTACATATAGTCTATTGTTTTCATGGGTAATTTAAAGCAGCACAGTGAAATtttaagtacacacacacacacacacacacaaatatataaaaaaaaagaaagaatggtGATGTATTTTATACCTTTGTCTCTGGCCTTGAGCAGGATGCTGTTGCGTGTTGCATCATCACAGATATCAATGGCACAGAAGGTCCCCTGCCCTCGAGCTCTGCTCAATATGTTGGGATACTGAGCCTGTGGACCAGACGATTCATATTTAAGTCATATTCACACAAAGCATGATCCAAGTAAATTATATTATGCCTGTTTATGATTGAGAGCATAGCTCACAATGGTTTGATACACCCAGAGATATTACAGGGTTTCAATCGTTTTGTGCTTAAACACAAAAGGACATTGGTTCCAAATGGGAAAATTAATAAACAATGTTTTCTTTGGACCACATAAGAAACTGAACCTTTACAtatacacaccaacacacataaacaaactacCTGTAGCTCATAAAGGCCATTTAGCAAGGCTTTCCCAGAGCGGGTCACCTCCTCCAGAAGGTTTTCTCTGCGAATCACATTGAGAACCTCAGCCAGGATCAAGTTCTTTGATGGGTCACCCATCCATGTGTTAAAGATACGGTatggctgaaaaaaaagacaggtacacaagcaaacacagtTTTAAGTAAAAATGGCAATCTTTTCATATCCAAGTAACACTCTTGTAATGTTTAGGATTtggtacatactgtatgtgcctcCATGGCTCCATGGTTTTGAAGACACTATTGTGTAGGCTTATGTGTAAGTCAAAGTCAAAACCTGAGGTTCAAAATGCATCCAtaatgaagatgtgtgtgtgtcaccatggcaacacattTGAGTAAAGACACTAGTGTTTTTAGCAGTGTACCataagacacagacacagtgctgGGCTGAAATAGAGACTGAAAGTCTCTAGAGACCTCTGGTCCTCTGATTTTTGGGCCAATCATTAGATTAAAATTTCTTTTTAACCACAACTTTGTGATCCAAGAGCCTACAGCAATGGCTGGATAGCTGTGGCTACCACATTTGATAAACCCTCCAGATTTTATTAACCCTATACCCAGTGAGTACACTTGGCACAAAGATGATATTTTTAGCTCCAATAGTCAAGAAACTCCAAGAATATCAAGATCATCGATATGTTCTGTTCAACAGATTCATCTGTTGAATCTGAAACACAACATATAAAACCTCACTAATATGACTAATATGCAGCTGAATCTTATT
This genomic window from Pempheris klunzingeri isolate RE-2024b chromosome 17, fPemKlu1.hap1, whole genome shotgun sequence contains:
- the rcn3 gene encoding reticulocalbin-3 isoform X1, whose protein sequence is MMMLNLLASLCVLAVVAFAVPAQEKRIHHHSDLSDHAHDDAHGFQFDHEAFLGKEEAKTFDQLTPEESKDKLAKIVDRIDTDKDGYVSHVELHYWIKHRQRRYIEENVNKHWNDYDKNQDGKIAWEEYKNTTYGYYLGEQFDDVADQATYKSMLTRDEKRFKAADRDQDSIATREEFTAFLHPEEFDYMRDTVVQETMEDIDKNGDGRINIDEYIGDMFTPEPGESEPDWVQTEKKHFLEVRDANKDGYLDASEVAHWILPGEVDHADNEAKHLIHETDTNKDEKITKKEILANWNMFVGSQATNYGEDLTKRHDEL
- the rcn3 gene encoding reticulocalbin-3 isoform X2 — protein: MMMLNLLASLCVLAVVAFAVPAQEKRIHHHSDLSDHAHDDAHGFQFDHEAFLGKEEAKTFDQLTPEESKDKLAKIVDRIDTDKDGYVSHVELHYWIKHRQRRYIEENVNKHWNDYDKNQDGKIAWEEYKNTTYGYYLGEQFDDVADQATYKSMLTRDEKRFKAADRDQDSIATREEFTAFLHPEEFDYMRDTVVQETMEDIDKNGDGRINIDEYIGDMFTPEPGESEPDWVQTEKKHFLEVRDANKDGYLDASEVAHWILPGEVDHADNEAKHLIHETDTNKDGRLTLSELLDNMDYIKTSTITDYGGMRVDGHDEL